One window of the Nocardia huaxiensis genome contains the following:
- a CDS encoding YlxR family protein has translation MTAVQWTQAQRESPVSARAAQVKEGSTPVRTCIGCRKRALAADLMRVVVQGSASSEQGLAVVPDPRRRLPGRGAWLHPSSACLSQAVRRRAFGRALRVSGNLDISALEHDVENRHEHS, from the coding sequence ATGACAGCGGTACAGTGGACGCAGGCTCAGCGCGAGTCACCGGTTTCAGCGCGCGCCGCACAGGTGAAAGAAGGCTCCACACCAGTGCGAACGTGCATCGGTTGCCGGAAGCGAGCGTTGGCTGCCGATCTGATGCGGGTCGTGGTGCAGGGTTCTGCGAGTAGTGAGCAGGGTCTTGCGGTAGTTCCCGATCCGCGGCGCAGACTTCCCGGACGGGGTGCTTGGTTGCACCCCTCTTCGGCTTGTCTGAGCCAAGCAGTTCGGCGCCGAGCATTCGGCAGAGCACTACGAGTGTCCGGAAATCTGGATATCTCAGCCCTGGAGCATGACGTAGAGAACAGGCACGAGCACTCATGA
- the nusA gene encoding transcription termination factor NusA, producing MNIEIEALRAIVADKGISMETVISAIESALLTAYRHTEGHQPNARIDINQKTGVVRVMAREVDADGNLISEWDDTPEGFGRIAATTARQVVLQRLRDAENEKSFGDFATHEGDIVGGVVQRDARMNARGTIVVRIGSEAHGAEGVIPPAEQVPGETYEHGDRIKCYVVGVSRGPRGPQITLSRTHPNLVRRLFALEVPEIADGSVEIVAVAREAGHRSKIAVRSTVQGVNAKGACIGPMGQRVRNVMSELAGEKIDIIDYADDPAAFVGNALSPSKVVSVTIVDPDARAARVVVPDFQLSLAIGKEGQNARLAARLTGWRIDIRSDAAPDVAGSVRSEAHRG from the coding sequence ATGAACATCGAAATCGAAGCCCTGCGCGCGATAGTCGCCGATAAGGGAATCTCGATGGAGACCGTGATCTCCGCGATCGAGTCGGCCCTGCTCACCGCCTATCGCCACACCGAGGGCCACCAGCCCAACGCCCGTATCGACATCAACCAGAAGACCGGTGTCGTGCGCGTCATGGCCCGCGAGGTCGACGCCGACGGCAACCTGATCTCCGAATGGGACGACACCCCCGAGGGTTTCGGCCGCATCGCCGCCACCACCGCGCGGCAGGTCGTGCTGCAGCGGCTGCGTGACGCCGAGAACGAGAAGTCCTTCGGCGACTTCGCCACCCACGAGGGCGACATCGTCGGCGGTGTGGTGCAGCGCGATGCCCGCATGAACGCCCGCGGCACCATCGTGGTCCGCATCGGCTCCGAGGCGCACGGCGCGGAGGGCGTCATCCCGCCCGCCGAGCAGGTGCCGGGGGAGACCTACGAGCACGGCGATCGCATCAAGTGCTACGTGGTCGGCGTCTCGCGCGGCCCGCGCGGCCCGCAGATCACCCTCTCGCGCACGCACCCGAACCTGGTGCGGCGGCTGTTCGCGCTCGAGGTTCCCGAGATCGCCGACGGCTCGGTCGAGATCGTGGCCGTGGCCCGTGAGGCCGGGCACCGTTCCAAGATCGCCGTGCGCTCGACGGTGCAGGGCGTCAACGCCAAGGGCGCGTGCATCGGCCCGATGGGTCAGCGCGTGCGCAATGTGATGAGCGAACTGGCCGGCGAGAAGATCGACATCATCGACTACGCCGACGATCCGGCCGCTTTTGTCGGGAATGCGTTGAGCCCGTCGAAAGTTGTCTCCGTCACCATCGTGGACCCGGACGCGCGTGCCGCGCGGGTCGTGGTGCCGGACTTCCAGCTGTCGCTGGCCATCGGCAAGGAGGGCCAGAACGCCCGCCTGGCGGCCCGTCTGACGGGCTGGCGCATCGATATTCGCAGTGACGCCGCGCCTGATGTCGCAGGTTCGGTGCGTTCGGAGGCCCACCGCGGCTGA
- the rimP gene encoding ribosome maturation factor RimP, which produces MPMPTEERVSQLVAGLVERRGFDLEGVAISAAGTAHARVLVTIDSDGSPDLDAVAVLSSEISEALDEAGDFGETPYLLEVTTPGIDRPLTELRHWRRAQGRKAKITLRPGVESPDEKGKTRFEARVGATTEDAVALVLGGKRKPHRVTVPLADIEFAVVQVEFSPPGAAELELAGGVAAGRPRPGAQEEPEDTTEDAAAATVSSTEGIVE; this is translated from the coding sequence ATGCCGATGCCGACCGAGGAAAGGGTGAGCCAGCTAGTTGCTGGACTCGTCGAACGCCGAGGATTCGACCTCGAAGGCGTCGCGATTTCGGCTGCCGGTACCGCGCATGCCCGGGTGCTCGTGACGATCGACAGTGACGGTTCCCCCGATCTGGACGCCGTCGCGGTATTGAGTTCGGAGATCTCCGAGGCCCTCGACGAGGCCGGTGATTTCGGTGAGACCCCGTATCTGCTGGAGGTCACCACACCCGGCATCGATCGCCCTCTCACCGAACTACGTCACTGGCGGCGCGCACAGGGCCGCAAGGCGAAGATCACCCTACGCCCCGGAGTCGAATCTCCGGACGAAAAAGGCAAAACACGCTTCGAGGCCCGCGTGGGCGCCACCACCGAGGATGCGGTGGCGCTGGTCCTCGGCGGCAAGCGGAAACCACACCGGGTGACGGTGCCGCTCGCCGATATCGAATTCGCGGTAGTCCAGGTGGAATTCAGTCCGCCCGGCGCCGCCGAACTCGAACTCGCAGGGGGAGTCGCAGCGGGCCGTCCCCGGCCCGGTGCCCAGGAGGAACCCGAAGACACAACCGAAGACGCTGCCGCGGCAACCGTTTCATCGACCGAAGGGATCGTGGAATGA
- a CDS encoding ferritin-like domain-containing protein, with product MTTADTSALTDALSAEYAAVYAYGVIAAYANPDRLKVVAEFTAAHRARRDATIELMESLDIPVPAPNAAYTAPFVVNDPIPAAKLAVTVESDCASAWRSAVERAGSDQVRKTAVEALTDSALRLATWQSILGTNPSTVAFPGGS from the coding sequence ATGACCACAGCCGACACCTCGGCGCTCACCGATGCGTTGAGCGCCGAATACGCCGCTGTCTACGCCTACGGGGTGATCGCGGCCTATGCCAATCCGGATCGGCTGAAAGTCGTGGCGGAATTCACTGCCGCACACCGGGCTCGGCGCGATGCCACCATCGAATTGATGGAATCCCTGGATATTCCGGTGCCGGCGCCGAATGCGGCCTATACCGCGCCGTTCGTGGTGAACGATCCGATTCCGGCCGCGAAGCTCGCGGTCACCGTGGAATCGGATTGTGCCTCCGCGTGGCGGTCTGCGGTGGAACGCGCGGGGAGCGATCAGGTGCGCAAGACCGCGGTGGAGGCGCTCACCGATTCGGCGCTGCGACTGGCGACCTGGCAATCGATCCTGGGGACGAATCCGTCGACGGTAGCGTTCCCCGGCGGCTCCTGA
- a CDS encoding three-helix bundle dimerization domain-containing protein: MPVAVDVTLDDRAAREEKALRELTDRLVGTYGETHTTARVEAVLWAARQRFDGHKVRDFVPILVERIARRELEPSKSGTAHGDKHTTAPVEAGTDSNSGRHRIPGGMNRITGFVPKVTGGKRLAWVGAGVIAAVLAIVVALVVREPDSKPAAATPAAVTTVRGVVGSEKMGFFDDPRVIEALARHGVKVEVDPAGSRQIATTVDLGRYDFAFPSSSTAAESVQRARNTTAKYTPFSSPMAIATYRPIVDLLTQAGVVKPGATPTFDMEAYLALAEKGTQWDQLEGNTTYPVRKNILVATTDPRTSNSAAMYLAVAAYVANDNTIVRGKTAEDHAVSRVSRLFTRQGYTEATTDGPFKEYLSGGMGPTPMVWIYESQYVDAAVQGRIKPDMVLMYPSPTVLSQHTVVPLNDTGDRLGKLLTTDAELQQLAAEHGFRPADPALFTDVAAQHQVPVVPNLLDVVDPPNYDTLEHLLEGVARAYS; encoded by the coding sequence ATGCCGGTGGCAGTTGACGTGACCCTGGACGACAGAGCGGCCAGGGAAGAGAAAGCGCTGCGCGAGCTGACGGATCGCCTGGTGGGAACCTACGGCGAGACGCACACCACGGCCCGGGTCGAGGCGGTGCTGTGGGCGGCCCGGCAACGATTCGACGGGCACAAAGTCCGCGATTTCGTGCCCATTCTGGTGGAGCGCATCGCGCGCCGGGAGTTGGAGCCGTCGAAAAGCGGGACGGCGCACGGGGATAAGCACACGACCGCGCCGGTCGAGGCCGGGACAGATTCGAATTCCGGGCGGCATCGAATTCCCGGCGGTATGAACCGGATTACCGGATTCGTGCCGAAAGTCACCGGGGGCAAACGACTGGCATGGGTCGGTGCGGGCGTGATCGCCGCGGTGCTGGCCATTGTGGTGGCGCTGGTTGTCCGGGAGCCGGATTCGAAGCCCGCGGCCGCCACACCGGCGGCGGTGACGACCGTGCGCGGGGTGGTGGGGTCGGAGAAGATGGGGTTCTTCGACGATCCCCGGGTGATCGAGGCGCTCGCCCGCCACGGGGTGAAGGTGGAGGTGGACCCGGCCGGGTCGCGGCAGATCGCCACCACCGTGGATCTGGGTAGGTACGACTTCGCGTTCCCGTCGAGTTCGACGGCGGCCGAGAGTGTGCAGCGCGCCCGCAACACCACCGCCAAGTACACGCCCTTCTCCTCGCCCATGGCGATCGCCACCTACAGGCCGATCGTGGATCTGCTGACCCAGGCGGGAGTCGTGAAGCCGGGCGCCACACCGACTTTCGACATGGAGGCGTATCTGGCGCTGGCCGAGAAGGGCACCCAGTGGGATCAGCTGGAGGGCAACACCACCTATCCGGTGCGCAAGAACATCCTGGTGGCGACCACCGATCCGCGGACGTCGAATTCGGCCGCCATGTATCTGGCGGTGGCCGCCTATGTGGCCAATGACAATACGATCGTGCGCGGCAAGACCGCCGAAGATCATGCGGTGTCGCGGGTTTCGCGGCTGTTCACCCGGCAGGGCTACACCGAGGCGACCACCGATGGGCCGTTCAAGGAGTACCTGTCCGGCGGCATGGGTCCCACCCCGATGGTGTGGATCTACGAGTCCCAATACGTGGATGCCGCGGTCCAGGGGCGGATCAAGCCCGACATGGTGCTGATGTATCCCTCGCCGACCGTGCTGTCGCAGCACACCGTGGTGCCGTTGAACGACACCGGTGATCGGCTCGGCAAGCTGCTGACCACCGATGCCGAACTGCAGCAGCTGGCCGCTGAGCACGGTTTCCGGCCCGCGGATCCGGCGCTGTTCACCGATGTCGCGGCGCAGCACCAGGTTCCGGTGGTGCCCAATCTCCTCGACGTGGTCGATCCGCCGAATTACGACACCCTCGAACATCTGCTCGAGGGTGTCGCGCGGGCGTACAGCTAG